Proteins from a single region of Eremothecium gossypii ATCC 10895 chromosome VI, complete sequence:
- a CDS encoding AFR049Wp (Syntenic homolog of Saccharomyces cerevisiae YNL144C and YHR131C), with protein sequence MSQPEVYARLYEARGLGFKEAALPSSVSTSSVDGVTTLSYDSRSHGSLPQSGEVESGELHADVLAVLQPQPARPPPYYAVNPNRRIRYPIYEREETNELPAYAPAVHELALVSVKQEWASPYEPAVSRSWRTLLMELNSTQLNFYHVDEGLLRGLRGRAADSTLGVACAQAVSSLSFGQVKAGTLLALGRDERQLSPAHQQHVCARAQRDPERHLCAERLYKSYSLQYATFGVPMDYTKRSFVLRLRCETEQFLVCFGTVDMLISWSVSLSVGIGVSLDLDHRKMPAYRTVPRRRRRRTRHKRTDNRGRNTALLFSNKLSRRGTVLGLISPSVDRRTLLKYDQPAMGAGGFSNAFIAMATRAPENREMPCDDAASLGQSSAAGELQAGFASRLRTMFWSKKASRGEVQRSRTVHSDTKGLNSSVAESLLGPSASLGARGSEALRCRLSERCVYQSASSSLLQVSEQRAAAHEDQMGSDSSSLESHRQPTPNRSLGSVCEQSRSPTPSGIEHSPVESEEFDFVETGASSESELLPSDHLETSIYEDEGIYHSDDDDDDDDDDDDDDDGAGSAAADTATQDYAARSRALDMEFRQRAHSAASSLSFAPYGYSFSREKWVPPVKESTRRRFVRDSIRCIRPLCDDDTWLGALVVSPSAGPGSSSSGFPFDLGLGSKRLGSRRSLKRGSQSLSGTRAARFMKAYIVGPVGLVASVNDEFNA encoded by the coding sequence ATGTCGCAGCCAGAGGTGTACGCGAGGCTGTATGAGGCCAGAGGACTGGGCTTCAAGGaggcggcgctgccgtCCAGCGTCAGCACCTCGTCAGTTGATGGGGTTACGACGCTTTCGTACGACAGCCGCAGCCACGGATCGCTGCCGCAGAGCGGCGAGGTTGAGAGCGGGGAATTGCATGCGGACGTTCTGGCGGtgctgcagccgcagccggcgcgcccgccgccgtACTACGCGGTGAATCCAAACCGGCGGATCCGGTACCCAATATACGAGCGGGAGGAGACCAACGAGCTGCCGGCGTATGCGCCGGCGGTGCACGAGCTGGCGCTAGTGTCCGTGAAGCAGGAGTGGGCATCGCCGTATGAGCCGGCGGTGTCGCGGTCGTGGCGGACGCTGTTGATGGAGCTGAATTCGACGCAGCTGAACTTCTATCACGTGGACGAGGGGCTGCTGCGCGGgctgcgcgggcgcgcggcagACAGCACGCTCGGGGTGGCGTGCGCGCAGGCGGTGTCATCGCTGTCGTTCGGCCAGGTGAAGGCAGGgacgctgctggcgctAGGGCGCGACGAGCGGCAGCTGTCGCCGGCGCACCAGCAGCATGTGTGTGCGCGCGCGCAACGCGACCCGGAGCGCCATCTGTGCGCGGAGCGGCTGTACAAAAGCTACTCACTGCAGTACGCGACCTTCGGCGTGCCCATGGACTACACGAAGCGGTCGTTcgtgctgcggctgcggtGTGAAACAGAGCAGTTTCTCGTCTGCTTCGGCACCGTGGACATGCTGATCAGCTGGAGCGTGTCGCTGTCCGTGGGCATAGGCGTGTCTCTGGACCTCGACCATCGGAAGATGCCCGCCTACCGGACCGTCCCGCGCAGGAGACGCCGGCGAACGCGGCACAAGCGCACCGACAATAGGGGCCGCAATACCGCGCTCCTTTTTTCTAACAAGCTGAGCCGCCGCGGTACCGTGCTGGGTCTGATATCACCGAGCGTGGACCGCCGCACTCTGTTGAAGTATGACCAGCCGGCGATGGGCGCCGGCGGGTTTTCCAATGCATTTATAGCCATGGCGACGCGTGCGCCAGAGAACCGAGAAATGCCGTGCGATGACGCAGCGTCTTTGGGTCAGTCGAGCGCCGCAGGCGAGCTACAGGCTGGCTTTGCTTCGCGGCTCAGAACCATGTTTTGGTCTAAAAAAGCGTCACGTGGGGAGGTGCAGAGGTCGCGCACTGTTCACTCGGATACGAAGGGGCTCAATTCCAGTGTGGCGGAGAGCCTGCTGGGTCCCTCGGCGAGTCTTGGTGCCCGTGGTTCGGAGGCTCTGCGCTGTAGGCTATCCGAGCGCTGTGTGTACCAGTCGGCCTCCAGCTCGCTTCTCCAGGTTTCggagcagcgcgcggcggcgcatGAAGATCAGATGGGCAGCGATAGCTCCAGTCTGGAGTCCCATAGGCAGCCCACGCCAAATCGCAGCCTGGGCAGTGTCTGCGAACAGAGCAGGAGCCCGACGCCGAGCGGCATCGAGCACTCGCCTGTCGAGAGCGAAGAGTTTGACTTTGTTGAGACCGGAGCGTCCAGCGAATCTGAGCTTCTTCCGAGCGACCATCTGGAGACATCCATCTACGAGGACGAGGGTATATATCATagcgacgacgacgacgacgacgacgacgacgacgacgatgacgacgacggCGCGGGCTCGGCCGCTGCAGACACCGCGACGCAAGACTACGCGGCGCGCAGCCGGGCCCTGGATATGGAGTtccgccagcgcgcgcacTCCGCCGCTAGCAGCCTGTCGTTCGCTCCCTACGGGTATTCCTTCAGCCGCGAGAAATGGGTCCCGCCCGTCAAGGAGAGTACTCGGCGCAGGTTCGTCAGAGATTCGATTCGCTGCATTCGGCCGCTGTGCGACGACGACACCTGGCTCGGCGCTCTGGTCGTCAGCCCCTCGGCTGGGCCCGGCTCCAGCTCCTCTGGATTTCCGTTCGACCTCGGTCTAGGCTCGAAACGTCTCGGCAGCAGGCGCTCGCTGAAAAGAGGCAGCCAGTCCCTATCCGGTACTCGTGCTGCCCGGTTCATGAAGGCTTACATTGTGGGGCCCGTCGGCCTGGTTGCATCCGTCAACGACGAGTTCAACGCTTAG
- a CDS encoding AFR050Wp (NOHBY620; No homolog in Saccharomyces cerevisiae; Syntenic homolog of Kluyveromyces lactis KLLA0E23034g) — protein sequence MDKILLKRTLKEILDPDRVEEDIGSGGEDSAPSDSEQAPNDEEEDGSMCVECQDMPVEVLCRDCEEQFCTVCFEMLHRSGRRRRHEFARKDDGTAAGAEAAAGAAAEESGADEEAAEAAEAAGAAAKPEETRADGRLLQLLQEHARYVPMRLTHEERHLLRLLEAALQVSEYTDRVDILSYKSRARRIVEQLKEMCSVLCGLVIASDLKAGQRLVEMKEFSEYAEWFQEVFEIGRRYKVMNPERMRDTFGKLCYMVMDSRLPQIQEHLEFHLYKPIRTVHAFLGDPRDGGKALRMLQDPLVLYATAHISPVGKTRAEINRLIRQKEHAIEQLAAKYSGDVYSKEDVRQALYSFGDYNAYVNMNRKPVMRMLERLELFRQPEVAKRFPLAIRQGRDGARLTHDHDKQWHYAQQSLSLWSVIQREMIRLWYVADQDLFDGAPYKLVSTGQGLNRVKASPSVYKAMMNILHECRTKCKGWVGSSVVHLGDDAVPNALFFLDKYTQVPNILIPFDQVLMHIKDLVRDDPAMLEYITTQYGSVEELQLVILQDAFAHMFDGSGADNFYMSGSCIDGRLTSAWNHTNEIAKKRYYNIFLMTGFIGFNGGEGF from the coding sequence ATGGACAAGATACTGCTGAAGCGTACGTTAAAGGAAATACTGGATCCGGATCGTGTGGAGGAGGATATCGGGTCCGGCGGCGAGGACAGCGCGCCTAGCGACTCCGAGCAAGCGCCCAACGATGAAGAGGAGGACGGCAGCATGTGCGTCGAGTGCCAGGACATGCCGGTAGAGGTGCTGTGCCGGGATTGCGAGGAGCAATTCTGCACGGTGTGCTTCGAGATGCTGCACAGAAGCgggcggaggcggcggcacgAGTTCGCACGGAAGGACGATGGCacggcggcaggcgcggaggcggccgcgggtgcggccgcggaggagtccggcgcggacgaggaggcCGCGGAGGCCGCGGAGGCCGCGGGTGCGGCGGCAAAGCCCGAGGAGACGCGCGCGGATGGCAGgctcctgcagctgttGCAGGAGCACGCGCGCTACGTGCCCATGCGCCTGACGCACGAAGAGCGCCACCTGTTGCGCCTGCTGGAGGCTGCCCTGCAGGTGTCCGAGTACACGGACCGCGTGGACATCCTGTCGTACAAgtcgcgggcgcggcggatTGTGGAGCAGCTCAAGGAGATGTGCTCGGTGCTGTGCGGGCTGGTGATTGCGTCGGACCTCAAGGCCGGGCAGCGCCTGGTGGAGATGAAGGAGTTCAGCGAGTACGCGGAGTGGTTCCAGGAGGTGTTTGAGATCGGGCGGCGCTACAAGGTGATGAACCCCGAGCGGATGCGGGACACGTTCGGCAAGCTGTGCTACATGGTGATGGACTCGCGGCTGCCGCAGATCCAGGAGCACCTGGAATTCCATCTGTACAAGCCGATCCGCACGGTGCATGCGTTCCTGGGCGACCCGCGGGATGGCGGGAAGGCTCTGCGCATGCTGCAGGACCCGCTGGTGCTGTACGCGACCGCGCACATCAGCCCGGTGGGCAAGACGCGCGCGGAGATCAACCGCCTGATCCGCCAGAAGGAGCACGCCatcgagcagctggcggccAAGTACAGCGGCGACGTGTACTCGAAGGAGGACGTGCGCCAGGCGCTGTACTCCTTTGGCGACTACAATGCGTACGTCAACATGAACCGCAAGCCCGTGATGCGCATGCTGGAGCGCCTGGAGCTGTTCCGCCAGCCCGAGGTCGCCAAGCGCTTTCCGCTGGCGATCCGGCAGGGCCGCGACGGCGCGCGGCTGACGCACGACCACGACAAGCAGTGGCACTACGCCCAGCAGTCACTCTCGCTGTGGTCCGTGATCCAGCGCGAGATGATTCGCCTGTGGTACGTCGCGGATCAAGACCTGTTCGACGGCGCGCCCTACAAGCTGGTCTCCACGGGCCAGGGCCTGAACCGCGTCAAGGCCAGCCCGTCCGTGTACAAGGCCATGATGAACATCCTGCACGAGTGCAGGACCAAGTGCAAGGGCTGGGTCGGCTCCAGCGTCGTGCATCTGGGCGACGACGCCGTGCCCAACGCGCTCTTCTTCTTAGACAAGTACACGCAGGTGCCCAACATCCTGATACCGTTCGACCAGGTTCTGATGCACATCAAGGACCTGGTCCGCGACGACCCCGCCATGCTGGAGTACATCACCACGCAGTACGGCTCCGTCGAGGAGCTCCAGCTCGTCATCCTGCAGGACGCCTTCGCCCACATGTTCGATGGCTCCGGCGCCGATAATTTCTACATGAGCGGCTCCTGCATCGACGGCAGACTCACCTCTGCCTGGAACCACACCAACGAAATCGCCAAGAAGAGGTACTACAACATATTCTTGATGACCGGCTTCATCGGTTTCAACGGCGGCGAGGGCTTTTAG
- the ALF1 gene encoding Alf1p (Syntenic homolog of Saccharomyces cerevisiae YNL148C (ALF1)) yields the protein MVELEIESELCALRREVALGVGWAQFAEKLHEWTGVDPRDMRLVVTTADGKEQEVDGDVRQRAGTVEQAFPGGVRRVQVQDTNEGSVVHALRREMEGDGGEEAAFRLSDEAYAGRADSVLAWKREQQLGAFDPEVRTRLAQERETQALAAAALPVGARCAVRTRGAPERRGWLRYVGPVDELGAENTWCGVEFDEPVGRNDGTFNGRAYFGPVHSNHGAFVKPTAVAVGPQFAPLADDELRLSDDDEL from the coding sequence ATGGTAGAACTGGAGATCGAGTCGGAGCTGtgcgcgctgcggcgcgagGTGGCGCTCGGCGTGGGCTGGGCGCAGTTTGCCGAGAAACTGCACGAGTGGACGGGGGTGGACCCGCGCGACATGCGGCTGGTGGTGACGACCGCGGACGGGAAGGAGCAGGAGGTGGACGGGGACgtgcggcagcgcgcgggGACGGTGGAGCAGGCGTTCCCGGGCGGGGTGCGGCGCGTGCAGGTGCAGGACACGAACGAGGGCTCGGTGGTGCacgcgctgcggcgcgagatggagggcgacggcggcgaggAGGCGGCGTTCCGGCTGTCGGACGAGGCGTACGCGGGGCGCGCGGACTCGGTGCTGGCGTGGAagcgcgagcagcagctgggcGCGTTCGACCCCGAGGTGCGGAcgcggctggcgcaggagcgcgagacgcaggcgctggcggcggccgcgctgccggtgggcgcgcggtgcgcggtccgcacgcgcggcgcgccggAGCGGCGCGGGTGGCTGCGCTACGTGGGGCCGGTGGACGAGCTGGGCGCGGAGAACACGTGGTGCGGCGTGGAGTTCGACGAGCCCGTGGGGCGCAACGACGGCACCTTCAACGGGCGCGCGTACTTCGGGCCGGTGCACAGCAACCACGGCGCGTTCGTGAAGCCCACGGCGGTCGCCGTGGGGCCGCAGTtcgcgccgctggcggACGACGAGCTCCGCCTgagcgacgacgacgagctgTGA
- the FUR1 gene encoding uracil phosphoribosyltransferase (Syntenic homolog of Saccharomyces cerevisiae YHR128W (FUR1)): MKSFSARPAPRAAQHQMSATPSNNVHLLPQTNQLLGLYTIIRDRRTKRPDFIFYADRIIRLLVEEGLNQLPVMPATVETHTAQKYDGVSFLGKICGVSIIRAGESMEQGLRDCCRSVRIGKILIQRDEETALPKLFYEKLPEDIADRYVFLLDPMLATGGSAIMATEVLIKRGVRPERISFLNLICCQEGIDAYRARFPDIKIITGAIDKGLDEQKYLVPGLGDFGDRYYCI; this comes from the coding sequence ATGAAAAGTTTTAGTGCCCGGCCAGCGCCGCGGGCAGCGCAGCACCAGATGTCGGCGACCCCCTCGAACAACGTGCACCTGCTGCCCCAGACCAACCAGCTGCTGGGGCTGTACACGATCATCCGCGACCGGCGCACGAAGCGGCCGGACTTCATCTTCTACGCGGATCGGATCATCCGGCTGCTGGTCGAGGAGGGCCTGAACCAGCTGCCCGTGATGCCGGCGACGGTGGAGACGCACACGGCGCAGAAGTACGACGGCGTGTCGTTTCTGGGCAAGATATGCGGCGTGTCGATCATCCGGGCGGGCGAGTCGATGGAGCAGGGTCTGCGCGACTGCTGCCGTTCTGTGCGGATCGGCAAAATCCTGATCCAGCGGGACGAGGAGACGGCGCTACCGAAGCTGTTCTACGAGAAGCTGCCGGAGGACATCGCGGACCGGTACGTGTTTCTGCTGGACCCGATGCTGGCGACCGGCGGGAGCGCGATCATGGCGACGGAGGTGCTGATCAAGCGGGGCGTGCGGCCGGAGCGCATTTCGTTCCTCAATCTTATCTGCTGCCAGGAGGGCATCGACGCTTATCGCGCGCGCTTCCCGGACATCAAGATAATCACGGGCGCGATCGATAAGGGCCTGGACGAGCAGAAGTACCTCGTGCCCGGGCTGGGCGACTTCGGGGACCGGTACTACTGCATATGA
- the RPC31 gene encoding DNA-directed RNA polymerase III subunit C31 (Syntenic homolog of Saccharomyces cerevisiae YNL151C (RPC31)), translated as MSFRRGGKTSTFSNLPFGLSYSAVGNNESTEKPTIPLPVNNPINGSERGIAIKYINFLESVRDGPFYTGSMSLSMDETEDSKKRKVKTLVDGGGINDGIERYSDRYVKKRRIGTSVDEHPFSLEFFPKELYQVMGINKRKLLALSKFNKVDDIFTGTEQDDASVIPLMEKLKELAENEDEGDEFKDKNANEFEEELDDDFDDDDDDDYNAEKYFDDGDDDYGGGDDDYGDEPAF; from the coding sequence ATGAGTTTTCGACGCGGGGGGAAGACGTCCACGTTCAGCAACTTGCCGTTCGGGCTGAGCTACAGCGCCGTAGGAAACAATGAGAGCACGGAGAAGCCCACGATTCCCCTGCCAGTGAACAACCCGATCAATGGAAGCGAGCGGGGGATCGCCATCAAGTACATAAACTTTCTGGAGTCCGTGCGGGACGGGCCGTTCTACACGGGGTCGATGTCGCTGTCGATGGACGAGACGGAAGACAGCAAGAAAAGGAAGGTCAAAACGCTCGTGGACGGCGGAGGCATCAACGACGGGATCGAGCGCTACTCGGACCGATACGTCAAGAAGCGGCGCATCGGCACCTCCGTCGACGAACACCCATTCAGCCTGGAGTTCTTCCCCAAGGAGCTTTATCAGGTCATGGGCATCAACAAGCggaagctgctggcgctgtcGAAGTTCAACAAGGTGGACGACATATTCACGGGGACAGAGCAGGACGACGCCAGCGTGATCCCGCTCATGGAGAAGCTGAAGGAGCTCGCGGAAAATGAGGACGAGGGAGACGAGTTCAAGGACAAGAACGCCAACGAGTTCGAAGAAGAGCTGGACGATGACTTcgacgatgacgacgacgatgacTATAACGCAGAGAAGTACTTCGACGACGGGGACGATGACTACGGTGGCGGTGATGACGACTACGGCGACGAGCCTGCATTTTAG
- the LSM7 gene encoding Sm-like protein LSM7 (Syntenic homolog of Saccharomyces cerevisiae YNL147W (LSM7); 1-intron), translated as MNDSEKPRHDQHGQQPKRKFEGPKREAILDLAKYQDTQVRVKLMGGRLVTGVLKGYDQLMNLVLDETVEYLRDEEDASVVTQRTRPLGLIVIRGTILLSLSPAAGGAVVPGPAAE; from the exons ATGAACGACTCC GAGAAGCCGAGACATGACCAGCACGGGCAGCAGCCGAAGCGCAAGTTCGAGGGCCCGAAGCGCGAGGCCATCTTGGACCTGGCCAAGTACCAGGACACGCAGGTGCGCGTCAAGCTGATGGGCGGGCGGCTCGTGACAGGCGTGCTCAAGGGCTACGACCAGCTGATGAACCTGGTGCTGGACGAGACCGTGGAGTACCTGCgcgacgaggaggacgcgTCGGTGGTGACGCAGCGCACGCGGCCGCTGGGGCTGATAGTGATCCGCGGCACGATCCTGCTATCGCtgtcgccggcggcgggcggcgcggtAGTGCCGGGCCCCGCGGCCGAGTGA
- the ARP1 gene encoding actin-related protein 1 (Syntenic homolog of Saccharomyces cerevisiae YHR129C (ARP1)) → MEKRAPSALLHHAHQIPPRTVDPQRRMSSQETLYNQPVVLDNGSGIIKAGFSGEEKPKCFEYSLIGTTKYNKVMAGGLEGDTFIGNQAQELRGLLKLRYPLQHGIVTNWADMEQVWGYVFNKSLQLQNVEDHPILVTEAPLNPHKNREKMCELLFESFNVPALYVSVQAVLSLYASGRTTGCVVDCGDGCCHAVPVFDGFSVPSSIRRIDIAGRDITEFLQLLLRKTTGVSLLSSSEREIVRTIKEKACFVTKDPKLEEQNFPMNPSFSKFKLPDGKTIELGQERYRAPEILFQPELIGSEFESLPDMCYQSIGKVDLDLRSLLYSNILLSGGTSMLPGFGDRLLKELKSLSGSRTKIKIFAPPERKYSTWIGGSILSGLSTFKKLWVTKSEWEEFPDCIHSRFM, encoded by the coding sequence ATGGAAAAGAGAGCCCCCAGCGCACTTCTACACCATGCACACCAGATACCGCCGAGGACAGTGGACCCGCAACGACGCATGAGCAGCCAGGAGACGCTATACAACCAGCCAGTGGTGCTGGACAATGGGTCGGGCATCATCAAGGCCGGCTTCAGTGGCGAGGAGAAACCCAAGTGTTTTGAGTACTCGTTGATCGGCACCACTAAGTACAACAAGGTGATGGCGGGGGGGCTGGAGGGCGACACTTTCATCGGCAACCAGGCACAGGAGCTGCGCGGGCTGCTGAAGCTGCGGTACCCGCTGCAGCACGGGATTGTGACGAACTGGGCGGACATGGAGCAGGTGTGGGGGTATGTGTTCAACAAGagcctgcagctgcagaacgTCGAGGACCATCCGATCCTGGTGACGGAGGCGCCGCTGAACCCGCACAAGAACCGGGAGAAGATGTGCGAGCTGCTGTTCGAATCGTTCAACGTGCCGGCGCTGTACGTGTCGGTGCAGGCGGTGCTGTCGCTGTACGCGAGCGGGCGGACCACGGGGTGCGTGGTGGACTGCGGCGACGGGTGCTGCCACGCGGTGCCCGTGTTCGACGGGTTCTCGGTGCCGTCGTCGATCCGGCGCATCGACATCGCCGGGCGCGACATCACCGAgttcctgcagctgctgctgcgcaagACCACGGGCGTGTCGCTGCTGTCCAGCAGCGAGCGGGAGATCGTGCGGACGATCAAGGAGAAGGCCTGCTTTGTGACCAAGGACCCGAAGCTCGAGGAGCAGAACTTCCCGATGAACCCCAGCTTCAGCAAGTTCAAGCTCCCCGACGGCAAGACCATCGAGCTCGGCCAGGAGCGCTACCGGGCGCCCGAGATCCTGTTCCAGCCCGAGCTGATCGGCTCCGAGTTCGAGAGCCTGCCGGACATGTGCTACCAGAGCATCGGCAAGGTCGACCTCGACCTGCGCAGCCTGCTGTACTCCAACATCCTGCTGAGCGGCGGCACCTCCATGCTGCCGGGCTTCGGCGACCGCCTGCTCAAGGAGCTCAAGAGCCTGTCCGGCTCGCGCACCAAGATCAAGATCTTCGCGCCGCCCGAGCGTAAGTACAGCACCTGGATCGGCGGCTCGATCCTCTCGGGCCTCTCCACGTTCAAGAAGCTCTGGGTCACCAAGAGCGAGTGGGAGGAGTTCCCCGACTGCATCCACTCCAGGTTTATGTGA
- a CDS encoding agmatinase (NOHBY619; No homolog in Saccharomyces cerevisiae; Syntenic homolog of Kluyveromyces lactis KLLA0F27995g), with translation MVHYRLAAAMLGAAACAQAAQPSPEELWGFDVGTAGIQTFAHLPHERCLLQPDLEFDIGILGMPFDMSVTYRPGARFGPEAIRRGSQRQIRAHAYSPYRALNPYDDWAHIVDCGDVPVVLTDNRIARDMMHRAYADVLRRSSKSDPRVPPRIIMLGGDHSVLLPALRALHDVYGPISVVHFDSHIDTWQPANTSVWDTAHVPLNHGTMLWEAFQHGLLSDHNVHVGLRSNLAHPDDFHRDDAAGFYRIHADEILDIGPQGVVDRILRVIPRGVPVYVSVDIDVLDPSAAPATGTVEPGGWLPRELLRVLRGLQPLTLVGADIVEVAPAYDRADITAITAAQLVYELAASMVASGPVAHTLLDTRADSAAVPAQVRFRARGPSRSATA, from the coding sequence ATGGTCCACTACCGCTTGGCTGCCGCCATGTTGGGCGCGGCTGCGTGCGCACAGGCCGCGCAGCCGTCGCCGGAAGAGCTGTGGGGGTTTGACGTGGGCACCGCGGGTATCCAGACGTTTGCGCACCTACCGCACGAGCGCTGCCTGCTCCAGCCAGACCTGGAGTTTGACATCGGCATCCTCGGCATGCCATTCGACATGTCCGTGACCTACCGGCCCGGCGCGCGCTTCGGCCCCGAGGCCATCCGCCGCGGCTCACAGCGACAGATCCGCGCACACGCCTACAGCCCCTACCGCGCGCTCAACCCCTACGACGACTGGGCGCACATCGTCGACTGCGGCGACGTGCCCGTCGTGCTGACGGACAACCGCATCGCGCGCGACATGATGCACCGCGCGTACGCCGACGTCCTGCGCCGCAGCTCCAAGAGCGACCCCCGCGTCCCGCCGCGCATCATCATGCTCGGCGGCGACCACagcgtgctgctgcccgcgctgcgcgcgctccACGACGTCTACGGCCCCATCTCCGTCGTCCACTTCGACTCACACATCGACACCTGGCAGCCCGCCAACACTAGCGTCTGGGACACCGCCCACGTGCCCCTCAACCACGGCACCATGCTCTGGGAGGCCTTCCAGCACGGCCTGCTCTCCGACCACAACGTCCACGTCGGCCTGCGCTCGAACCTCGCCCACCCCGACGACTTCCACCGCGACGACGCCGCCGGCTTCTACCGCATCCACGCAGACGAGATCCTCGACATCGGGCCCCAGGGCGTCGTTGACCGCATCCTCCGCGTCATCCCCCGCGGCGTGCCCGTCTACGTATCCGTCGACATCGATGTGCTCGACCCCAGCGCCGCCCCGGCCACCGGCACCGTCGAGCCCGGCGGCTGGCTCCCGCGCGAGCTGCTCCGCGTGTTGCGCGGCCTGCAGCCGCTGACGCTCGTCGGCGCCGACATCGTCGAAGTTGCCCCGGCCTACGACCGCGCTGACATCACGGCTATCACGGCCGCGCAGCTGGTCTACGAGCTCGCCGCCAGCATGGTCGCGTCCGGACCCGTCGCCCACACCTTGCTCGACACCCGCGCTGATTCTGCCGCGGTCCCCGCCCAGGTCCGTTTTCGCGCGCGCGGTCCCTCTCGATCCGCGACTGCATAG
- the PGA2 gene encoding Pga2p (Syntenic homolog of Saccharomyces cerevisiae YNL149C (PGA2)): MEYIENFKYNLKESFHLDLHQGFRLLIIVAGYMLLRTQLQKILANRELKRKLAQDQAEEKRKRERLVEDPNQAPEAESTPFGWGEKARLRARRQEQLLQERAEQLQHEQAGADEDKDIEDLLEE, translated from the coding sequence ATGGAATACATTGAGAACTTCAAGTACAACCTGAAGGAGTCCTTCCACCTGGACCTGCACCAGGGCTTCCGGCTGCTGATCATCGTCGCGGGCTACATGCTGCTGCGgacgcagctgcagaagatCCTCGCCAACAGGGAGCTCAAGCGCAAGCTGGCGCAGGACCAGGCCGAGGAGAAGCGCAAGCGTGAGCGGCTCGTCGAGGACCCGAACCAGGCGCCGGAGGCGGAGAGCACGCCGTTCGGGTGGGGCGAGAAGgcgcgcctgcgcgcgcggcggcaggagcagctgctgcaggagcgcgcagagcagctgcagcacgAGCAGGCCGGCGCGGACGAGGACAAGGACATCGAGGACCTGCTGGAGGAGTGA